From Coturnix japonica isolate 7356 chromosome 1, Coturnix japonica 2.1, whole genome shotgun sequence, the proteins below share one genomic window:
- the LOC107308826 gene encoding RING finger protein 212B isoform X3: MAAPCRDWFHCNRCYRQDGARFSVTSCGHVLCEPCLGAGPCPICAAACRRFPIPEQLEETLFLKSPAAIARQRLAHISQAWRFQQAQVDLLLAFHRDTARRAEAALRDARRALDSKQREAEELRRENGELRRHLREAEVSPTWRSSSHPTASAAAQWAGGEPLGLPGAPLGQQHPDVAGATLLASHTPLWAPFTTPPLPVTVLPAERQHFFSAGLQPPRG, translated from the exons ATGGCGGCTCCCTGCCGGGACTGGTTCCACTGCAACCGCTGCTACCGGCAGGACGGCGCCCGCTTCTCTGTCACCAGCTGCGGGCACGTGCTGTGCGAGCCCTGCCTGGGCGCAG GACCGTGCCCCATCTGTGCTGCCGCGTGTCGCCGCTTCCCCATCCCCGAGCAG CTGGAGGAGACACTCTTCTTAAAGAGCCCCGCCGCCATTGCCCGGCAGCGCCTGGCACACATCTCTCAG GCCTGGCGCTTCCAGCAGGCACAGGTGGACCTGCTGCTCGCCTTCCACCGTGACACCGCGCGCCGGGCTGAGGCCGCACTGCGGGACGCCCGCCGGGCGTTGGACTCCAAGCAGAG GGAAGCGGAGGAGCTTCGAAGGGAGAACGGGGAGCTGCGGAGGCACCTGCGGGAGGCTGAG GTCTCCCCTACCTGGCGGTCGAGCAG TCACCCCACAGCCTCGGCGGCAGCTCAGTGGGCAGGTGGTGAG CCGCTTGGCCTCCCTGGAGCACCGCTCGGCCAGCAGCACCCCGACGTGGCTGG GGCCACCCTGCTGGCTTCCCATACTCCGTTGTGGGCTCCTTTCACCACCCCGCCGCTGCCGGTCACGGTCCTGCCCGCTGAGCGCCAGCACTTCTTCTCTGCCGGCCTGCAGCCCCCCCGTGGCTGA
- the LOC107308826 gene encoding RING finger protein 212B isoform X2 encodes MAAPCRDWFHCNRCYRQDGARFSVTSCGHVLCEPCLGAGPCPICAAACRRFPIPEQLEETLFLKSPAAIARQRLAHISQAWRFQQAQVDLLLAFHRDTARRAEAALRDARRALDSKQRSPLPGGRAGEPRVLSFWGKGEGPTMSTHISPRRGSTPRPIGITSPATTVTPQPRRQLSGQVVSRLASLEHRSASSTPTWLAPSPGSTPGLAHRATLLASHTPLWAPFTTPPLPVTVLPAERQHFFSAGLQPPRG; translated from the exons ATGGCGGCTCCCTGCCGGGACTGGTTCCACTGCAACCGCTGCTACCGGCAGGACGGCGCCCGCTTCTCTGTCACCAGCTGCGGGCACGTGCTGTGCGAGCCCTGCCTGGGCGCAG GACCGTGCCCCATCTGTGCTGCCGCGTGTCGCCGCTTCCCCATCCCCGAGCAG CTGGAGGAGACACTCTTCTTAAAGAGCCCCGCCGCCATTGCCCGGCAGCGCCTGGCACACATCTCTCAG GCCTGGCGCTTCCAGCAGGCACAGGTGGACCTGCTGCTCGCCTTCCACCGTGACACCGCGCGCCGGGCTGAGGCCGCACTGCGGGACGCCCGCCGGGCGTTGGACTCCAAGCAGAG GTCTCCCCTACCTGGCGGTCGAGCAGGTGAGCCCCGAGTTTTATCATTTTGGGGAAAGGGAGAGGGTCCAACAATGAGCACCCACATTTCTCCACGCAGGGGCAGCACTCCTCGGCCCATTGGCATCACTTCCCCAGCAACAACAG TCACCCCACAGCCTCGGCGGCAGCTCAGTGGGCAGGTGGTGAG CCGCTTGGCCTCCCTGGAGCACCGCTCGGCCAGCAGCACCCCGACGTGGCTGG ccccctcTCCAGGCTCCACCCCCGGACTGGCCCACAG GGCCACCCTGCTGGCTTCCCATACTCCGTTGTGGGCTCCTTTCACCACCCCGCCGCTGCCGGTCACGGTCCTGCCCGCTGAGCGCCAGCACTTCTTCTCTGCCGGCCTGCAGCCCCCCCGTGGCTGA
- the CARMIL3 gene encoding capping protein, Arp2/3 and myosin-I linker protein 3 isoform X15, with product MLRSAGLQPLGEQSSEVQAQVLHAVRRSPALEELILDNVGLNADFASRLAAALAAHPDPPLRCLELPRGSLGDKGLAALSQRFLGLPGGLRRLRLPHCGLGARGLAALGRALGANPAFRSALQLLDLGHNPGLLGSPHGADLFAFLAQPNALLHLDLASTDCALDVLFGALLHGCCSRLSYLNVAGNSFCHRKTREVPPSLQQFFCSTFALSHISLAGVRLPPEALRSLLQGLAANTRLSDLHLDLSGCELRSPGARVLEELLGGISAVGSLDLSDNGFDADLLTLVPALGRNKALKHLWLGKNFSVKARTLEEILHKLVQVIQEDDCSLQSLSVAESRLKARTCILVNALGSNACLAKVDLSGNLMEDMGAKMLAKALQINSTLRSLSWDRNNTTAVGFQDIARAMESNHTLTFMALPLCDLTAAYRSAPERTDTGWQQIQWCLLRNGRGPKVPPEQVLRLQRGIVTSTAEQMLCRLSGRVQAAARGLRGHPGAQRDLAEAQELLREARNARALFPSLAALGPAGAGAGPLQLLLQGVAGDVAKAVDKELEVLLEALLGRAAELCPRATAAGVWPGGAWLGGAPRPRPPLPPGLAPGALLERAGEEIREQLGEVQLALVTSLTQAVVAELLRELRRVHQALAQHLQDPRSPHGQEPSNSTDEELGVDVDAPTLQRHRRCRRTRPPSAFMGQAEGLDSPSPPGSSEGDPKLHPMHFGAPEAVGGGPQEEEFGRLPPAVPPYPQERGCSPGPEASAPPEAASPGLEWAGLPSPQTPPPQVSGSSGRQSPGAEPPWGRGLVPEAPPSPRATQAPPRTGARPARSGGHDGGGGAGTEAPPAAPTGSSDRSRQPPPPKPQRRQRAQSCDKADAGPGPGGGGEAAALL from the exons aGGCACAGGTGCTGCACGCTGTGCGTCGCTCACCCGCGCTGGAGGAACTGATCCTGGACAACGTGGGGTTAAACGC GGACTTCGCCTCCCGCTTGGCAGCAGCGCTGGCGGCGCACCCAGACCCACCGCTGCGATGCCTGGAGCTGCCCCGTGGATCCCTGGGGGACAAAG GCTTGGCAGCACTAAGTCAGCGCTTCCTGGGGCTGCCAGGGGGACTGCGACGGCTACGCTTGCCTCACTGTGGCTTGGGGGCACGAG GATTGGCAGCGCTGGGCCGGGCGCTGGGCGCAAACCCTGCTTTCCGCAGTGCCCTACAACTGCTGGACCTGGGCCACAATCCTGGGCTGCTGGGCAGCCCCCACGGCGCT GACCTCTTTGCCTTCCTGGCTCAACCCAACGCCCTCCTGCACCTTGACCTGGCTTCCACTGACTGCGCCCTTGATGTg CTCTTCGGGGCGCTGCTGCACGGCTGTTGCTCACGGCTCAGCTACCTCAACGTGGCCGGGAACAGCTTCTGCCACCG GAAGACCCGTGAGGTCccacccagcctgcagcagttCTTCTGCAGCACCTTTGCCCTGTCCCACATCAGCCTGGCCGGCGTGCGGCTGCCCCCTGAAGCTCTCAG GTCTCTCCTACAGGGATTGGCCGCCAACACCCGCCTGAGTGACCTCCACCTGGACCTGAGTGGCTGTGag CTCCGCTCGCCAGGGGCTCGTGTgttggaggagctgctggggggcatcagtgctgtgggcagcctggACCTCTCAGATAATG GCTTTGATGCCGATTTGCTGACACTTGTACCAGCCCTGGGAAGGAACAAGGCCCTGAAGCATCTCTGGCTGGGCAAGAACTTCAGTGTCAAGGCACG AACACTGGAGGAGATCCTCCACAAGCTGGTCCAGGTCATCCAGGAGGACGACTGC TCCCTGCAGTCGCTGTCAGTGGCTGAATCGAGGCTGAAGGCCAGGACCTGTATCCTGGTGAATGCACTGGGCAGCAATGCCTGCTTGGCCAAAGTGGACCTCAGCGGGAACCTCATGGAGGACATGGGCGCCAAGATGCTGGCCAAGGCCCTGCAGATCAACAGCACCCTGCG GAGCCTCAGCTGGGACAGGAACAACACGACAGCTGTGGGCTTCCAGGACATCGCCAGGGCAATGGAGAG CAACCACACATTGACCTTCATGGCCCTTCCCCTCTGTGATCTCACAGCTGCCTACCGAAGTGCCCCAGAGCGAACAGACACCGGTTGGCAGCAG ATCCAGTGGTGCCTCCTGCGCAATGGCCGCGGTCCCAAGGTGCCACCAGAGCAGGTGCTCCGGCTGCAGCGGGGCATTGTCACCAGCACGGCCGAGCAA ATGCTCTGCCGGCTGAGCGGACGCGTGCAGGCGGCGgcgcgggggctgcgggggcaCCCAGGGGCCCAGCGTGACCTTGCAGAggcccaggagctgctgcgGGAAGCCAGGAACGCGCGTGCG CTGTTCCCCAGCCTGGCAGCGCTGGGACCGGCCGGGGCTGGAGCGGGgccactgcagctgctcctgcagggggTGGCGGGGGACGTGGCCAAGGCGGTGGACAAGGAACTGGAG GTACTGCTGGAGGCGCTGCTGGGCCGGGCCGCCGAGCTCTGCCCCCGGGCCACGGCGGCTGGAGTGTGGCCAGGGGGGGCGTGGCTGGGGGGGGCTCCTCGGCCACgccccccgctgccccccggcCTGGCCCCGGGGGCTCTGCTGGAGCGGGCAGGGGAGGAGATCCGAGAGCAGCTGGG GGAGGTGCAGCTGGCGCTGGTGACGTCCCTGACGCAGGCAGTGGTGGCCGAGCTGCTGCGGGAGCTGCGCCGTGTCCACCAAGCTCTG GCCCAGCACCTGCAGGATCCGAGGAGTCCCCATGGGCAGGAGCCGTCCAACAGCACCGACGAGGAGCTGGGTGTCGATGTT GATGCACCGACGCTACAGCGACACAGACGCTGCCGCCGCACCCGCCCACCTTCCGCCTTCATGG GCCAGGCCGAGGGGCTGGACTCACCGTCACCCCCCGGGAGCTCTGAGGGGGATCCCAAGCTGCACCCAATG CACTTCGGGGCTCCTGAGGCGGTGGGAGGCGGCCCCCAGGAGGAGGAGTTCGGCCG GCTGCCCCCCGCAGTGCCCCCCTACCCCCAGGAGCGTGGCTGCAGCCCCGGCCCAGAGGCATCAG cccccccggAAGCCGCCAGCCCCGGCCtggagtgggcggggcttcCCTCCCCGCAGACCCCGCCCCCTCAGGTGAGTGGCAGCTCTGGTCGCCAATCGCCGGGAGCGGAGCCGCCCTGGGGGCGGGGCCTGGTGCCGGAAGCTCCGCCCTCCCCTCGTGCCACTCAGGCCCCGCCCAGGACGGGAGCGCGGCCCGCGCGGAGCGGCGGCCATGAtggagggggcggggccggCACGGAGgctccgcccgccgccccgACAG GGAGCTCGGACAGGAGCCGCCAGCCGCCGCCCCCGAAGCCGCAGCGGAGGCAGCGCGCACAGTCCTGCGACAAGGCGGACGCCGGGCCCGGCCCGGGGGGAGGAGGTGAGGCCGCCGCGCTGCTCTGA
- the LOC107308826 gene encoding RING finger protein 212B isoform X6, whose translation MAAPCRDWFHCNRCYRQDGARFSVTSCGHVLCEPCLGAGPCPICAAACRRFPIPEQLEETLFLKSPAAIARQRLAHISQAWRFQQAQVDLLLAFHRDTARRAEAALRDARRALDSKQREAEELRRENGELRRHLREAEVSPTWRSSSPLSRLHPRTGPQGHPAGFPYSVVGSFHHPAAAGHGPAR comes from the exons ATGGCGGCTCCCTGCCGGGACTGGTTCCACTGCAACCGCTGCTACCGGCAGGACGGCGCCCGCTTCTCTGTCACCAGCTGCGGGCACGTGCTGTGCGAGCCCTGCCTGGGCGCAG GACCGTGCCCCATCTGTGCTGCCGCGTGTCGCCGCTTCCCCATCCCCGAGCAG CTGGAGGAGACACTCTTCTTAAAGAGCCCCGCCGCCATTGCCCGGCAGCGCCTGGCACACATCTCTCAG GCCTGGCGCTTCCAGCAGGCACAGGTGGACCTGCTGCTCGCCTTCCACCGTGACACCGCGCGCCGGGCTGAGGCCGCACTGCGGGACGCCCGCCGGGCGTTGGACTCCAAGCAGAG GGAAGCGGAGGAGCTTCGAAGGGAGAACGGGGAGCTGCGGAGGCACCTGCGGGAGGCTGAG GTCTCCCCTACCTGGCGGTCGAGCAG ccccctcTCCAGGCTCCACCCCCGGACTGGCCCACAG GGCCACCCTGCTGGCTTCCCATACTCCGTTGTGGGCTCCTTTCACCACCCCGCCGCTGCCGGTCACGGTCCTGCCCGCTGA
- the LOC107308826 gene encoding splicing factor 3B subunit 4 isoform X5, with product MTGSKEPGRAARRHDGTRRSPRPQPPSRPFPCFPQVFPALVTVFPQPLPAVPLPAAPGHGGSLPGLVPLQPLLPAGRRPLLCHQLRARAVRALPGRRTVPHLCCRVSPLPHPRAGLPYLAVEQGQHSSAHWHHFPSNNSHPTASAAAQWAGGEPLGLPGAPLGQQHPDVAGPLSRLHPRTGPQGHPAGFPYSVVGSFHHPAAAGHGPAR from the exons ATGACGGGCAGCAAGGAGCCAGGACGGGCAGCAAGGCGCCATGACGGCACCCGCCGCTCCCCGCGCCCCCAACCGCCTTCCCGCCCTTTTCCCTGTTTCCCTCAGGTGTTTCCCGCCCTCGTAACGGTTTTTCCTCAGCCGCTTCCCGCCGTCCCGCTCCCGGCGGCTCCGGGCCATGGCGGCTCCCTGCCGGGACTGGTTCCACTGCAACCGCTGCTACCGGCAGGACGGCGCCCGCTTCTCTGTCACCAGCTGCGGGCACGTGCTGTGCGAGCCCTGCCTGGGCGCAG GACCGTGCCCCATCTGTGCTGCCGCGTGTCGCCGCTTCCCCATCCCCGAGCAG GTCTCCCCTACCTGGCGGTCGAGCAG GGGCAGCACTCCTCGGCCCATTGGCATCACTTCCCCAGCAACAACAG TCACCCCACAGCCTCGGCGGCAGCTCAGTGGGCAGGTGGTGAG CCGCTTGGCCTCCCTGGAGCACCGCTCGGCCAGCAGCACCCCGACGTGGCTGG ccccctcTCCAGGCTCCACCCCCGGACTGGCCCACAG GGCCACCCTGCTGGCTTCCCATACTCCGTTGTGGGCTCCTTTCACCACCCCGCCGCTGCCGGTCACGGTCCTGCCCGCTGA
- the LOC107308826 gene encoding RING finger protein 212B isoform X4: MAAPCRDWFHCNRCYRQDGARFSVTSCGHVLCEPCLGAGPCPICAAACRRFPIPEQLEETLFLKSPAAIARQRLAHISQAWRFQQAQVDLLLAFHRDTARRAEAALRDARRALDSKQREAEELRRENGELRRHLREAEVSPTWRSSSHPTASAAAQWAGGEPLGLPGAPLGQQHPDVAGPLSRLHPRTGPQGHPAGFPYSVVGSFHHPAAAGHGPAR, from the exons ATGGCGGCTCCCTGCCGGGACTGGTTCCACTGCAACCGCTGCTACCGGCAGGACGGCGCCCGCTTCTCTGTCACCAGCTGCGGGCACGTGCTGTGCGAGCCCTGCCTGGGCGCAG GACCGTGCCCCATCTGTGCTGCCGCGTGTCGCCGCTTCCCCATCCCCGAGCAG CTGGAGGAGACACTCTTCTTAAAGAGCCCCGCCGCCATTGCCCGGCAGCGCCTGGCACACATCTCTCAG GCCTGGCGCTTCCAGCAGGCACAGGTGGACCTGCTGCTCGCCTTCCACCGTGACACCGCGCGCCGGGCTGAGGCCGCACTGCGGGACGCCCGCCGGGCGTTGGACTCCAAGCAGAG GGAAGCGGAGGAGCTTCGAAGGGAGAACGGGGAGCTGCGGAGGCACCTGCGGGAGGCTGAG GTCTCCCCTACCTGGCGGTCGAGCAG TCACCCCACAGCCTCGGCGGCAGCTCAGTGGGCAGGTGGTGAG CCGCTTGGCCTCCCTGGAGCACCGCTCGGCCAGCAGCACCCCGACGTGGCTGG ccccctcTCCAGGCTCCACCCCCGGACTGGCCCACAG GGCCACCCTGCTGGCTTCCCATACTCCGTTGTGGGCTCCTTTCACCACCCCGCCGCTGCCGGTCACGGTCCTGCCCGCTGA
- the LOC107308826 gene encoding RING finger protein 212B isoform X1 yields the protein MAAPCRDWFHCNRCYRQDGARFSVTSCGHVLCEPCLGAGPCPICAAACRRFPIPEQLEETLFLKSPAAIARQRLAHISQAWRFQQAQVDLLLAFHRDTARRAEAALRDARRALDSKQREAEELRRENGELRRHLREAEVSPTWRSSSHPTASAAAQWAGGEVSRAPQVALLQKLEEHPQICVFSPQMFSPPSCSRLASLEHRSASSTPTWLAPSPGSTPGLAHRATLLASHTPLWAPFTTPPLPVTVLPAERQHFFSAGLQPPRG from the exons ATGGCGGCTCCCTGCCGGGACTGGTTCCACTGCAACCGCTGCTACCGGCAGGACGGCGCCCGCTTCTCTGTCACCAGCTGCGGGCACGTGCTGTGCGAGCCCTGCCTGGGCGCAG GACCGTGCCCCATCTGTGCTGCCGCGTGTCGCCGCTTCCCCATCCCCGAGCAG CTGGAGGAGACACTCTTCTTAAAGAGCCCCGCCGCCATTGCCCGGCAGCGCCTGGCACACATCTCTCAG GCCTGGCGCTTCCAGCAGGCACAGGTGGACCTGCTGCTCGCCTTCCACCGTGACACCGCGCGCCGGGCTGAGGCCGCACTGCGGGACGCCCGCCGGGCGTTGGACTCCAAGCAGAG GGAAGCGGAGGAGCTTCGAAGGGAGAACGGGGAGCTGCGGAGGCACCTGCGGGAGGCTGAG GTCTCCCCTACCTGGCGGTCGAGCAG TCACCCCACAGCCTCGGCGGCAGCTCAGTGGGCAGGTGGTGAGGTGAGCAGGGCCCCCCAGGTCGCCCTATTGCAGAAACTGGAGGAACACCCTCAGATTTGTGTCTTTTCCCCCCAAATGTTCTCCCCTCCATCATGCAGCCGCTTGGCCTCCCTGGAGCACCGCTCGGCCAGCAGCACCCCGACGTGGCTGG ccccctcTCCAGGCTCCACCCCCGGACTGGCCCACAG GGCCACCCTGCTGGCTTCCCATACTCCGTTGTGGGCTCCTTTCACCACCCCGCCGCTGCCGGTCACGGTCCTGCCCGCTGAGCGCCAGCACTTCTTCTCTGCCGGCCTGCAGCCCCCCCGTGGCTGA
- the LOC107308826 gene encoding RING finger protein 212B isoform X7: MAAPCRDWFHCNRCYRQDGARFSVTSCGHVLCEPCLGAGPCPICAAACRRFPIPEQLEETLFLKSPAAIARQRLAHISQAWRFQQAQVDLLLAFHRDTARRAEAALRDARRALDSKQRSPLPGGRAAPSPGSTPGLAHRATLLASHTPLWAPFTTPPLPVTVLPAERQHFFSAGLQPPRG, encoded by the exons ATGGCGGCTCCCTGCCGGGACTGGTTCCACTGCAACCGCTGCTACCGGCAGGACGGCGCCCGCTTCTCTGTCACCAGCTGCGGGCACGTGCTGTGCGAGCCCTGCCTGGGCGCAG GACCGTGCCCCATCTGTGCTGCCGCGTGTCGCCGCTTCCCCATCCCCGAGCAG CTGGAGGAGACACTCTTCTTAAAGAGCCCCGCCGCCATTGCCCGGCAGCGCCTGGCACACATCTCTCAG GCCTGGCGCTTCCAGCAGGCACAGGTGGACCTGCTGCTCGCCTTCCACCGTGACACCGCGCGCCGGGCTGAGGCCGCACTGCGGGACGCCCGCCGGGCGTTGGACTCCAAGCAGAG GTCTCCCCTACCTGGCGGTCGAGCAG ccccctcTCCAGGCTCCACCCCCGGACTGGCCCACAG GGCCACCCTGCTGGCTTCCCATACTCCGTTGTGGGCTCCTTTCACCACCCCGCCGCTGCCGGTCACGGTCCTGCCCGCTGAGCGCCAGCACTTCTTCTCTGCCGGCCTGCAGCCCCCCCGTGGCTGA